A stretch of the Bacteroidota bacterium genome encodes the following:
- a CDS encoding GNAT family N-acetyltransferase — protein MINLEDLEFRKLDLKGLKILVEWAENEGWNPGPLDADVYWSTDTNGFYGIYFSGALIAGGAIVSYNKEFGFMGLFIVKPEFRTYGIGRKLWHHRLNLLIDRLNNNASIGMDGVVEMQSFYEKGGFKIEFKDERYEKTGMKFNLDPNVFVIKDRDFHEISKYDKQCFGFLRPKFLKPWINLPGNITFKYVEGNKLRGFIIARKVSNGFKIGPLFSDNKKVAEELYKACLNSAIGKPVYIDIPMINQEAVQIVKRFNAKYIFECARMYYGQPPQINIHKVYGITSFELG, from the coding sequence ATGATAAACTTAGAAGATTTAGAATTTAGGAAATTAGACCTAAAGGGATTAAAAATATTAGTAGAATGGGCTGAAAATGAAGGATGGAATCCTGGACCTCTTGATGCAGATGTGTATTGGTCAACAGATACTAATGGTTTTTATGGCATATATTTCAGTGGAGCATTAATTGCTGGAGGAGCAATTGTTTCTTATAATAAAGAATTTGGGTTCATGGGACTTTTTATTGTTAAACCTGAATTTAGAACATATGGAATTGGCAGAAAACTTTGGCATCATCGACTTAATCTATTAATTGATAGGCTAAATAACAATGCTTCAATTGGGATGGATGGTGTTGTTGAGATGCAATCTTTCTATGAAAAAGGAGGATTTAAAATTGAGTTTAAAGATGAACGATATGAAAAAACAGGAATGAAATTTAATCTTGATCCTAATGTTTTTGTAATAAAAGATAGAGACTTCCATGAAATTTCAAAATACGACAAACAATGTTTTGGCTTTTTAAGACCCAAGTTTTTAAAACCATGGATTAATCTTCCTGGAAACATAACTTTTAAATATGTAGAAGGAAATAAATTAAGAGGATTTATCATTGCTAGAAAAGTTTCAAACGGATTTAAGATAGGTCCTTTATTCTCAGATAATAAAAAAGTTGCAGAAGAATTATATAAAGCCTGTTTAAATTCTGCAATTGGAAAACCAGTTTATATTGATATTCCAATGATAAATCAAGAAGCTGTTCAAATTGTAAAAAGATTTAATGCAAAATATATATTTGAATGCGCTAGGATGTATTATGGACAACCTCCTCAAATTAATATTCATAAAGTTTATGGAATTACTTCATTCGAATTAGGCTAA
- a CDS encoding serine hydrolase — protein MNRILSYIFLIPILSFGQSYQGKIDSIIGAKFDNGPAVSVLISDNFIPEYTKIKGNSNIELSYSANKYSKFRIGSVTKQFTAIGILKLQEEGLLNLSDSIQKYLPEFPVKNKTITIEHLLTHTSGIKEITELDVFFKQLMKNGSHPDSLVNYFKDFPLEFDPGEKFSYNNSGYHLLGLIIEKVSGLKYDKYIKTNLLDVAEMSNTQADNNFTLIENRVSGYENSPIGIGIVNASYIDMSIPFSGGNLLSTTEDLNKWYKALFSYKIVTKTNLDKAHKPFQLNDGTYSNYGYGWFIDTLQNEKIISHEGGINGFLSSVWFVPSSKILTVILSNCSCNPTVNLAKKITAYAIGKPLAEIKKLKIESGILRKYAGTYLMDGEKWTISIKDGDLYFKFENGNGHPIYAKSKNEFFAEDWDSKFMFFEKDDGTIEFQFIYLEEKIVGTKE, from the coding sequence ATGAATAGAATATTATCATATATATTTTTAATTCCAATACTCAGTTTTGGACAAAGTTACCAAGGCAAAATAGATTCCATCATAGGTGCAAAGTTTGACAATGGTCCAGCAGTAAGCGTTTTGATTTCAGATAATTTCATCCCTGAATACACTAAAATCAAAGGAAATTCTAACATAGAACTTTCATACTCGGCTAATAAGTATAGCAAATTTAGAATAGGTTCTGTAACTAAGCAATTTACTGCGATAGGGATTTTAAAATTACAAGAAGAAGGTCTATTGAATTTGTCAGATAGCATTCAAAAATATTTACCGGAATTTCCAGTTAAAAATAAAACAATTACTATTGAACACTTATTAACTCATACATCAGGAATAAAGGAAATAACAGAATTAGATGTGTTTTTTAAACAGCTAATGAAGAATGGCTCCCATCCCGATTCTCTTGTCAATTACTTCAAAGACTTTCCTTTGGAATTCGATCCAGGGGAAAAGTTTAGTTATAATAATTCAGGATATCATTTATTGGGATTAATTATTGAGAAAGTAAGTGGATTAAAATATGACAAATACATTAAAACAAACTTATTGGATGTTGCCGAAATGAGTAATACGCAAGCTGATAACAATTTTACATTAATTGAGAATAGGGTGTCAGGTTATGAAAATAGTCCAATTGGAATTGGAATTGTAAATGCGTCCTACATCGATATGTCTATTCCTTTCTCAGGCGGAAATTTACTATCAACTACCGAGGATTTGAATAAATGGTATAAAGCATTATTTAGCTATAAAATTGTTACAAAGACTAACTTAGACAAAGCACATAAACCTTTTCAATTGAACGATGGCACTTATTCTAATTATGGATATGGATGGTTTATTGATACTCTGCAAAATGAAAAAATAATTTCTCACGAAGGAGGAATTAATGGCTTTTTATCAAGTGTTTGGTTCGTTCCTTCTTCTAAAATACTAACAGTGATATTATCAAATTGTAGTTGTAATCCAACTGTAAACCTTGCAAAAAAGATTACTGCTTATGCTATTGGAAAACCTCTTGCTGAAATTAAAAAATTAAAAATAGAAAGTGGAATATTAAGAAAGTATGCAGGAACTTATCTAATGGATGGAGAGAAGTGGACAATTTCAATTAAAGATGGAGACCTGTATTTCAAATTTGAAAATGGAAATGGTCATCCTATTTATGCTAAAAGTAAAAATGAATTTTTTGCGGAGGATTGGGATTCAAAATTTATGTTTTTTGAAAAAGATGATGGAACCATTGAATTCCAATTTATTTATCTTGAAGAAAAAATAGTTGGAACGAAAGAATAA
- a CDS encoding S9 family peptidase, producing the protein MKRIILILIIGIPITIMSQSLDYPLINKQAVIDTFYSEIIIDEYRSLEKINNEKTKAWIDQQNSLTNKILRKAAKKCNSNIAIDRYSYTKYDNPIKQGDYYFKYAYYNNFSVPALFSQEFLKDDPKILVDPNFISSKDNILLKGYSVSMDSELLAYQFSRNGSDWGEIKIVNLKTRNHGNDHLKNIKFSNIAWKNNGFYYSRFPEQGIDKTLGQEIYYHEIGYNQSHDKLIFKRTNNPEARFSVFTTSDERFLILKEADEKKGVINIFYIDYNAELPALRPLLIKLSSNENLNIIDNKGDDLIATSSKDNNNGMIVKIEPSDPRKWKIIIPEYESALLLKVKLLKDKIIAVYQANRKQRIVFFDYQGNILHTMQLPFGFASSGFNGEKTDKKLLFSYSGYTQPKTVYVLDTETFEIKPYSTTIVNFDYTQFETKELEYESFDGTKVPMFMIYSKELNLSNKNPILLKAYGGFGSIVTPAFNPGIVHFLKKGGIFVFANIRGGGDNGKEWAKKGRGKNKQNSFDDFIAAAEFLIDNNYTSPDKLAITGASNGGLVVGVAITQRPELFKVAVPVVAPLDMLRFEKFTIGHYHGDEYGSIHDSIGFINLLSYSPLHNIKNNIDYPATLIMTSENDDRVPPLHSYKFVAKLQNRAAQKNPILLRVEKGAGHYGATGSFKKHLKEEADMYDFILYNLIKQ; encoded by the coding sequence ATGAAAAGAATAATTTTAATTCTGATAATAGGTATTCCAATCACAATTATGAGCCAATCTCTTGACTATCCTTTGATTAATAAGCAAGCTGTTATTGACACCTTTTATAGTGAAATAATTATTGATGAATATAGAAGTTTAGAAAAAATTAATAATGAGAAAACTAAAGCATGGATTGATCAACAAAACTCTTTAACAAATAAGATATTAAGAAAAGCAGCAAAGAAGTGTAATTCGAATATTGCAATAGACCGATATTCTTATACAAAATATGATAATCCAATAAAACAAGGCGACTATTATTTTAAATATGCATATTATAACAATTTTAGCGTTCCTGCTCTCTTTAGTCAGGAATTCTTAAAGGATGATCCTAAGATTCTTGTTGATCCCAATTTCATTTCTTCAAAGGATAATATATTACTTAAAGGATATTCTGTTTCAATGGATTCTGAATTATTAGCTTATCAATTTAGTAGAAATGGTAGTGATTGGGGAGAAATAAAGATTGTTAATCTAAAAACAAGAAATCATGGCAATGATCATTTAAAAAACATAAAATTTTCAAATATAGCATGGAAGAATAACGGTTTCTACTATTCTAGGTTTCCGGAACAAGGAATAGACAAAACTTTAGGACAAGAAATATATTATCATGAAATTGGTTATAATCAAAGCCACGACAAACTTATATTTAAACGTACAAACAATCCTGAAGCTCGATTTTCAGTCTTTACAACATCAGATGAGAGATTTCTGATTTTAAAAGAGGCTGATGAAAAGAAAGGAGTAATAAATATTTTTTACATTGATTATAATGCTGAATTACCAGCACTTAGACCTCTATTAATTAAATTAAGTAGTAATGAAAACTTGAATATTATAGATAACAAAGGAGATGATTTAATTGCGACTTCTTCGAAAGATAATAACAATGGCATGATTGTCAAAATAGAACCGTCTGATCCTAGAAAATGGAAAATTATAATTCCTGAATATGAATCTGCATTATTATTAAAAGTTAAATTGTTAAAGGATAAAATAATTGCCGTATATCAGGCAAATAGAAAACAACGAATTGTATTTTTTGATTATCAAGGAAATATACTTCATACAATGCAATTGCCTTTTGGGTTTGCATCAAGTGGATTTAATGGTGAAAAAACTGACAAAAAGTTATTATTTTCTTATTCAGGTTATACTCAACCTAAAACAGTATATGTGCTTGATACTGAAACTTTTGAAATAAAACCTTATAGTACTACAATTGTGAATTTTGATTATACACAATTCGAAACAAAAGAACTAGAATATGAATCATTCGATGGTACAAAAGTTCCAATGTTTATGATATACAGTAAAGAATTAAACCTTTCAAACAAAAATCCTATATTATTAAAAGCTTATGGTGGTTTCGGAAGTATTGTAACTCCAGCATTTAATCCTGGAATAGTACATTTTTTAAAGAAAGGAGGAATATTTGTTTTTGCTAATATTAGAGGTGGTGGTGATAATGGAAAAGAATGGGCCAAGAAAGGTAGAGGAAAAAATAAACAGAACTCATTTGATGATTTTATTGCAGCAGCAGAATTTCTAATAGATAACAATTATACAAGCCCAGATAAGCTTGCAATTACTGGAGCATCAAATGGCGGACTAGTAGTTGGAGTCGCAATTACCCAAAGGCCAGAATTATTTAAAGTAGCAGTACCTGTTGTTGCACCTTTAGATATGTTAAGGTTTGAAAAATTTACAATAGGCCATTATCATGGGGATGAATATGGGAGTATTCACGATTCTATTGGATTTATCAATTTGCTTTCTTATAGTCCATTACATAATATTAAAAATAATATTGATTATCCGGCTACTTTGATAATGACATCAGAAAATGATGACAGAGTACCACCATTACATTCTTATAAATTTGTAGCAAAACTTCAAAATAGGGCTGCACAGAAAAATCCTATTTTACTTAGAGTAGAAAAAGGAGCAGGACATTATGGTGCTACTGGTAGTTTTAAAAAACATCTTAAAGAAGAAGCTGATATGTATGATTTTATTTTGTATAACCTGATAAAACAGTAA